GATCAGGTCAGGCGGAATGACAAGGCTGGACGAATCCGGCCTGAAGCTGTCGTTGTCCGCTTGGATAAAGCCCGCGCCATCGGTGGGCCGGGGTCTGCCGGTCCGACGCCAGTGAAGTTCACTTTATGCGGGCTGCATACTCCCAAGATCATAGGCTTGGCCTGCCATCAGCCAAATCGGCAGGCCGCAGGACGGCCCGCCGATGGCGTGGGCCACCTTCGGCCTTTGCTCCGCGCCCTTATCCATAACCCAACCACCCGCAAACCGGCCATGCAACCTGACCGGATCACCCGTTCAGACACCCACTTCCGGGCCGGGGCAGATCAACGGGCGGGGGCTGTTTTCGACCTCGTAAAGTTCGGTATCGGAACTGTCGCCCATGAAACGGGCATTCAGCCCCCGGTCACTGCGCCAGAAAATCCAGCAATGCTCGGACTCTGGCGCGTCATCATAGACAAAGCAAATCTGTTCATCACGCGGGAACCAATGCCCCTCGCGGCACTGATCGCCGATAAAGGCCCAGATCGTGCGGCGTCCGGGGCGGAATTCCTCGATACCATAGGGCGCGCCACCGGACCCGAACGTCAGCGTGCGTCCCGTGACATAGGCTTCAAATTCCTCGGCGCTCATCGGGGTTTGCGCGACCGCTGGCAGGGCCGGAAACATCAGCGCCAGCGCAACCAGCGCGCCGCGCATATGACCTGTGATCATGTTCATCTACGCCTCCGTTGCGGTTTGCGCGCGGGCCAGAACCCTGTCCACACGCTTGTCCATCAGCTTGAACCACAAGGCGGGCACCAGCGCAACAATCCCCATCGCAGGTAACGAATACGGCAAGACCGGATGATCATCCGGCAGGCGCAGCGCCGGATAAATGCGCTGCGGGTTCGCATGATGGTCGGAATGGCGCGATGCATTCACCATCATATAGGACGAAAACCAATGCGGGCTGTTCCAGCTATGGTGGCTGGCCTGCGGCTCGAAACTGCCATCCGGCAATTTGCGCCGCGCAAGCCCGTAATGTTGCAAATAATCCACCATGGCCAGTTGCGACTGCGCATAAAAGCACAGCCCCAGATAGGCCAGCACGCCCCCCCAGCCAAACACCAGCGCAAAGACCACCAGAATCGCAAGCCCCCCGCACACATATTCCACATAAGGGTTCATGCGCCCAGAGCGCGCGGCGCGATCCGCCTCGATACGGTAGCCGCGCGTGAAACTGCCCACCCATCCGCGCAGGAAATAGCGGTAGAAACTGCGCCCCTTGGGTGGGAAATTCGGGTCCAAGGGCGTGGACACATGCACATGATGCAACAGCCGGTGCGCCGTGGTGTGATGCCCGTAAAGCATTGAAATATAGACCCACTTACCAAGCGAGAATAAAAACCTGTTGCCACGGTGAATCAACTCATGCGCGTTGGAATTGCTGACCTGCCCGAAATACAACCCGAACCCGAAAAACGCAGCCACCCGCTCGCCCGTGCCCAGCCCCGTCAGCCCCGCGACCGACATGACCGCAAGCGGCATCAGCGCCAGATGGCTTAGGGCAAGTGCAACCGACAGGCCGTTGGCAGCGGGAAATTCCCCCGCGCCCGCGCCATCAGGGCCTGCTGTCGGCAATATTTCATCCATCACAAATGCAAAGAACGATGTATAGATCACCGCGACCCACAGCGCCGCACCGCCAGCGACCCCGCCATAGGCCAGCAATGGCACCGGCGCGAGACTGGCAAGGGCGAAGGGCAGAACCGGAAAACGCATGACATTCCATCACTTTGAAAACCCTGCACGACAAATAGCATGAATTGCCATGGCGCGCAGCCGCGCAAATTGCCTCAGGACAGGAAATCCAGCAAATCGGCCAATGCAACCAGTTCGCTGTTGGGTTTGCTCCGCTTGCGGTCGCGGCGTATCAAGGGGGTGGCCAGAAATGCCACCGGCCTTATCCAACGTGCCATTCTGCGTGCCAGCGGGATAATCTGGCCGTGATCGGCACCGCCATAGGCCTCAAGCGCCCCGTCTGCGCATGCAGAAATATCGGGGTCATTTTGAAAGATGGAATGCAAGAAGACCAGCAGATCGCGCGCCTGCCGCAGGCGCGACGCGGTCAGCCGCGCCCCTGCTTCAAGGTCCACAAACCGGATTTCTGCCCTGTTCCAGCAAATATCGCGCAAGCGCGGTCGGCCATGCGACACGCCCATGGTATGCAGTTGCGCAAGCGCCACGGCGGCCAATGACAAGACGTGCTGAAATTCGTCAGCGGTGGCACGACGGGCCAGACGGGTCAGGGGTTTGCCCACATCTGCCAGCACGATCATGTCGGGTGTTTCGGCCAGAACGGACGGCACCGGCACACCTTTGGCTGCAAAAGTCTTCAGGCGCGCCACCTCGCGGCGGAAGGCGACAGCCCCGTTGCCTTTTTGCAACCTGAACCGCAGCGGGGTCACTTCCGCGCGTTTGATCCAGTAACGCGCGCCATTATGCTTCAGCTTCGTCACCCGCGCGTGCGGCACTTTCTGCGCGGCGCGCAGAAGTTCAGCCGCATCTGGCGCGCTATGGGGGGTGGGGTTGGTCATGCTGCCTATTGGACTGACGGGCCGTCGTGGTCAAGCGGGCCGGTGCAATCACTTTCCAATCCGGCACGCTTGGGTTAGCAGGTATATGGCGATGCGCGCACAGGCACCAAGGGGTTTGCGATGTCTTTTTTCAAAAAACTGAAAGAGCGGATGTTCAAATCCTCGTCCAAACTGGACGAGGGGCTGGAATCCCTGATCGACGACACCGCAGAACAGCATCCCGACCCGTCTGATTCCCCCGATACCGCGCCGCCTGCGCAACAAGGCAGCAGCGACACCCCGCCCGCCCCCGCCAAGCCCGGATTGCTGGGCCGGTTTCTGGGCCGCAGCGATGCGCCGCGCCGCGAACTTGACGATGACATGCTGGAAGCGCTGGAAGATGTGCTGATTCAGGCCGATATGGGCGTGGACACGGCCATGCGCGTGACCGCCAATCTGGCCGAGGGGCATATGGGCCGCAAACTGTCCGTGGCCGAGATCAAGGGCCTTCTGGCCGATGAGATTACCCGCATCATGGACCCTGTCGCGCGCCCCCTGCCGCTTTATCCTGCGCGCCCGCAGGTGGTGCTGGTGGTGGGCGTGAATGGGGCGGGCAAGACCACCACCATCGGCAAACTGGCCAGCCAGTTGCGCGGCGCGGGCAAATCCGTGATGATTGCGGCAGGTGACACATTTCGCGCCGCCGCCGTGGAACAGCTTCAGGTCTGGGGGGAACGCGCGGGCGTGCCTGTGCTGACCGCGCCGGAAGGATCGGACCCTGCCAGCCTTGCCTATGACGCGCTGGCACGCGCCAGGGCCGAGGGCATTGACCTGTTGATGATTGACACCGCAGGACGGTTGCAAAACCGCGCGGATTTGATGGAAGAACTGGCCAAAATCTTGCGCGTGCTGCGTAAACTGGACCCCGATGCGCCGCATAACACCCTTTTGGTGCTGGATGCGACGACAGGGCAGAACGCCCTGAATCAGGTCGAGATATTCCAGAAACTGGCCAATGTATCAGGGCTGATCATGACAAAACTGGACGGCACAGCGCGCGGCGGGGCGCTGGTGGCACTGGCGGACCGTTTCGGGCTGCCCATTCATGCCATCGGCGTGGGCGAGCAGATTGACGACCTGCAACCCTTTGATCCGGCAGAATTTGCGGCGGCACTGGTGGGAACACAACTCGACGACTAGGCCGTGTTGAAACATCCGGTTGGGTGGTAGGGGACGTTGGCGCTATGGATAAAGCCCGCGCCAGCGGTGGGCCGGGTTTTGCCGGTCCGACGCCAGTGAAGTTCACTTTATGCCGGCTGCATACCCCTTACTTAAATCGCTTGGCCTGCCATCAGCCAAATCGGCAGGCCGCGGGACGGCCCACCGATGGCGCGGCGGGCTGCGCCCTTGATTCCGCGCCTTGGGAACTCTCAACGCTCCCTCAGCGCCCCCCCCACCCCGCCGATCGCAGGGCGTCATGATCCTGTCAGCCCTTATGCGTGGCCTATGCGCCCTGACAGCATGCGCGGGTCAACGCCGATACTGCGCAGCGTTTTGTCCCATTTTTCGCCGTCCGGCGTGGCAAACAGCAAATCGGGGTCAGCGTCGGCCAGCAACCAGCCGCCGGAATGCAGTTCCCGCTCCAGCTGTTCAGCCCCCCAACCGGCATATCCCAGTGCAGCGATTGCATGGGCTGGTCCCTGTCCCCGCGCCATGCCTGCCAGAACATCGCTGGATGTTGTCAGAACAAGCCCGTCCATGACCTGAACACTGCCATCCGCGCTGAAATAATCCTGCGAATGCAGCACAAACCCGCGACCGGTTTCGACCGGACCGCCAAAATGAACCGGCCCGTCGGCAACCTCGCCACCATCGGCAAGCCCCGAATGCGCACCCGCGCCCGCAAGTTGCAGGTGATGTGCCAGTTTCTGGATCGTCAGGTCCGGCAGGGGCTTGTTGATGATCAGCCCCATCGTGCCTTCACCGGATTGCGCGCACAGAAAAACCACAGCATGCGCGAAACGCGGATCAGGCATTGCGGGTGTTGCAATCAGAAGTTTTCCGGTCAGGCTGGCCATTGGTCACAATCTTAACATCTTGAATTTTACAATGCCCAGCTTCAAAGGCGTTGCCAAGCGAAAGAACCGGACAAGCATGACACGAAGATGTCACAGCCGCTTGTGGTCGCTGATTTGTGACTTCCGTTTCAGCGCCGAACAGGGAATCTAGATCACATGAACATAAATTCCCCGCTCCGTGCTGCAGCACTTGCCGCCGCCTTGCTGTCGCCATTCGCGGCGCAATCGCAAAGCCCCGTTCCGTCAGATCTGGTTCAGGCCGGAATACGTTCGGGGTGGAAGACCGATTCGGGGACATATATCGCCGCCTTGCATCTGAAACTGTCACCCGACTGGATCACCTATTGGCGTCATCCCGGCGAAAGCGGTATCGCGCCGCGGCTGGACTGGGCTGCATCATCCAATCTGGAACAGGTCCGCATTCATTGGCCTGAACCGCAACTGTTTCAGAAATCGGGGTATAACAGCATCGGCTATGCAGATGAACTTGTCCTGCCGGTTGAACTGACGCCCACCGATCCGGGCGCCCCCATCAGTTTTGATGCCACCCTAAGCATTGGCGTGTGCGACGACATTTGCGTGCCTGTCGATCTGCGGGTGCAGACCACGCTGAATGGCGGCGGGCAGCATGACACCATTATCGCAAGCGCGCTGACCCGCAGGCCCGGCACGGCCCGTGCTGCGGGCTTGCGCGGATTAAGCTGCGAATTTGACACCGACAAACGCGGCCTGCGGCTAAGTGTGAACATGGATATCCCCAACACCGGCAACCGCGAATTCCTGTTGGTGGAATTGCCCGGTCAGGGGTTGCGCGGGCACATCCTGCCATCGCACCGCAATGGTGGAACCATTACCGGCCAGACCAGACTGCGTTCGAAATCAGGACAGGTGGGTGCGGTCGACCGCTCGGCGGTCAGGGTCAGCCTTGTCAGCGAGAATGGAACGCTTAGTCATCAGGGCTGCTCGCTCGCGCCGTGATCTTGCACAGACACCGTCCGGTGTGACAGCCACACGGCCACAGCGCCAATAAGCCAGCCCAACGCCAGCGCCAGCACCGATCCGGCCAGAAACAGCACCAATGCAGCCCCAAGCGGGGTGGATGCGACACCGGACGCAAGGCGCGCCAGCCCGCCCGGCAACGCCCCGTCCCAGAACACGGCCCCCATGGTGGCCGCAAACCACAGCACCAGCGCCACCGCCGCCAGAACAGGCACCGCCAGAACGCCACGCCCCCGCACGGGATACGCAAACGCCCGCCGCAACGACACGAACTGGCGCTGCACATCATGCCCGATGGCCAGAACCGCAGGCACCAGCAGCAGCACAATCACCATACCGAAACCAAGCCCGTAGGACAGTGTAATAACAGTGGGTTTCAGAAATTCGGCTTCTGTCGACGTTTCGAACAACAGCGGGCTAAGGCCCAGAACCGTGGTCAACGTGGTCAAAAGAACGGGGCGCAACCGGTCACAGGCCGCATCAATAATAGACGGTATCAGCCCCCTGTCGCGGGCGTATTGGTCCACAGTTGTCACCAGCACGATGGAATCGTTGATGATGATCCCGACCATGCCGATGACACCGACAATCGAAAACATCGACATGGCCATATTCCAGCTGACATGGCCGTAAATCACCCCGATCATGCCAAAGGGGATGACCGACATGACAACCAGCGGGCGTGTCCAGCTGGAAAACACCCATGCCAGCGTCAGATAAATCAGCATCAGGCACAGGCTTAACCCGATCGCGGCATCGGACATGAATTCGCGTTCCTGTTCCGCCTGCCCCGACAGGCGTGTCGTTATGCCAAAATCGGCTTCCAGCTGGGGCAGTATCTGCGCGGTCAGCGCAAGGGACACTTCGCGTGCGCGCGCGGGGTCATCTTCGGACAGATCGCCGCTGACGGTCACCACGCGCACCCCGTTTTCACGCCGGACTGTCGAAAACCCCTGCCGTTCGCGCACAGACACAATGTCGCCCAAGGGCACATATGCCCCCGACTCGGCGCGCATCATCATGCTGTCCAGAAAATCGGCGGCGCGCTCTGCCTCTGGCAACTCCACGCGCACGCGTCCGGTGCGGATACCATCGGGGAAGGTCGCGGCCTCGACCCCGGACAGGCGATTGCGCAGATCGCGCGACAAACCGTCGATGGTGAACCCCAGCGCCTGCCCCTGCGGGGTCAGTTCCAGCAGAAGTTCGGATTTGTCATAGGGCAGGCTGTCTTCAAGTCCTGTGATCTCGGGAAAGGGCGCAAGCGCAACGCGCAGCGCGTCCGCCGCAGCCTTCAGCGTTTCGGAATCGCCACCCGCCAGATCAACCGATAGCGAATCCCCGCCCGGCCCTGTGCCCAATGACCGGAAGGACAGTTCTTCCATACGGGGGTGCGGGCGCACTTCGTCCTGCAAGGCAGATGCGAACGCGAAGGATGTGATGGCGCGGGAATCGGCATCAACAAGTTCAATGCTGATGGACCCCAGCAGATGCGCGTCCTTGTTTTCGGCAGCCGCAGACGGGCGGCCCGATTGCCCGCCAACCTCGACCATGACAAAGGTGGTCGGGTCGCGCCCGTCTTCTTCAATGGCATTTGCGATGACCACATCGGTCGCGCGCTGCATTTCGCGCAGCATTTCAAGCGTATCTTCACGACTGGCACCGTCATTCATGACGATGTTGCCGGTGATCGAGCCCTGCTCGGGCGAATTAAAGAACCGAAACGGCAGATCCCCGCGCACAAGAAATGCCGCCTGCATGGCCAACAGCGCAATCAGGGCCGCAACAACCGGATAGCGGGCAAACACGACAAAACGCATAAGCGGGCGGAACCCGCGTTCGCGCACCCAGCGAAAACCGCGATTGACCTGCCGCGATGGCCAGTCATACCAACGCTGTTTCAACCCGCTGGCAATGGCGTGATACATGTGATTGGGCAGGATCAGAAAACATTCCACCAGTGACGCGATCAGAACCGCAATCACTGTCAGCGGAATATCGGCAATCAATGTGCCAAAACGCCCGCCCACCAAGATAAGCGCCCCAAAGGCCAGAATGGTGGTCACGGTTGCGGCAAAAACCGGCTGCGCCATCCGGGTTGCGGCGTTTTCAGCGGCCTGCGCGGGGTCCTCGCCCAGTTCGCGGGCGCGGTAATCTGCATGTTCGCCCACGACAATGGCATCATCCACCACAATCCCAAGCGTGATGATCAGCGCAAAAAGCGAGATCATGTTGAAACTTAGCCCCATCAGATACATGACCGCAATCGCGGCCAGCATCGCCGCCGGTATGCCCGCAGACACCCAGAATGCCGTGCGCGCGTTCAAAAACAAAAACAGCAGCACGACCACCAGCCCCAGCCCCAGCAACCCGTTCTTGACCAGCAGCATGATCCGGCCTGAAATATATTCCGCCCGTGTCGAGACCAGTTCAATACGCGTGCCTTCGGGCAGATTGGCGTTCATTTGCTGGGCCAGCTGTTCGACGCGGGCCTGAATG
Above is a window of Roseinatronobacter sp. S2 DNA encoding:
- a CDS encoding alkane 1-monooxygenase, with the protein product MRFPVLPFALASLAPVPLLAYGGVAGGAALWVAVIYTSFFAFVMDEILPTAGPDGAGAGEFPAANGLSVALALSHLALMPLAVMSVAGLTGLGTGERVAAFFGFGLYFGQVSNSNAHELIHRGNRFLFSLGKWVYISMLYGHHTTAHRLLHHVHVSTPLDPNFPPKGRSFYRYFLRGWVGSFTRGYRIEADRAARSGRMNPYVEYVCGGLAILVVFALVFGWGGVLAYLGLCFYAQSQLAMVDYLQHYGLARRKLPDGSFEPQASHHSWNSPHWFSSYMMVNASRHSDHHANPQRIYPALRLPDDHPVLPYSLPAMGIVALVPALWFKLMDKRVDRVLARAQTATEA
- the ftsY gene encoding signal recognition particle-docking protein FtsY, which produces MSFFKKLKERMFKSSSKLDEGLESLIDDTAEQHPDPSDSPDTAPPAQQGSSDTPPAPAKPGLLGRFLGRSDAPRRELDDDMLEALEDVLIQADMGVDTAMRVTANLAEGHMGRKLSVAEIKGLLADEITRIMDPVARPLPLYPARPQVVLVVGVNGAGKTTTIGKLASQLRGAGKSVMIAAGDTFRAAAVEQLQVWGERAGVPVLTAPEGSDPASLAYDALARARAEGIDLLMIDTAGRLQNRADLMEELAKILRVLRKLDPDAPHNTLLVLDATTGQNALNQVEIFQKLANVSGLIMTKLDGTARGGALVALADRFGLPIHAIGVGEQIDDLQPFDPAEFAAALVGTQLDD
- a CDS encoding YqgE/AlgH family protein; amino-acid sequence: MASLTGKLLIATPAMPDPRFAHAVVFLCAQSGEGTMGLIINKPLPDLTIQKLAHHLQLAGAGAHSGLADGGEVADGPVHFGGPVETGRGFVLHSQDYFSADGSVQVMDGLVLTTSSDVLAGMARGQGPAHAIAALGYAGWGAEQLERELHSGGWLLADADPDLLFATPDGEKWDKTLRSIGVDPRMLSGRIGHA
- a CDS encoding protein-disulfide reductase DsbD domain-containing protein encodes the protein MNINSPLRAAALAAALLSPFAAQSQSPVPSDLVQAGIRSGWKTDSGTYIAALHLKLSPDWITYWRHPGESGIAPRLDWAASSNLEQVRIHWPEPQLFQKSGYNSIGYADELVLPVELTPTDPGAPISFDATLSIGVCDDICVPVDLRVQTTLNGGGQHDTIIASALTRRPGTARAAGLRGLSCEFDTDKRGLRLSVNMDIPNTGNREFLLVELPGQGLRGHILPSHRNGGTITGQTRLRSKSGQVGAVDRSAVRVSLVSENGTLSHQGCSLAP
- a CDS encoding efflux RND transporter permease subunit, which produces MTDQTVLRAAKDRLAVRALGIFRYFTRHRTAANLLLVVMLVSGLAAIPQMRAQFFPDVVVDNIRIDIRWSGAGAEDVDAAIVQLVSPTLQAVDGVAQVSSQSNEGRARFTLEFETGWDMARASADVQDALDTVSNLPDDADDPVARRSGWSDRVTNVVVTGPVAVEQLARFADEFAARLFDDGITRVSVSGVASAEVMVELPARNLIEHDIGMADIAQAIRATISMDPTGDVSSGASRVRTGTERRSATEIESIALRTRADGSVLRIGDIASVSEGMIDRDRGFFVGENPAITMRVHRSEQGDAIAIQARVEQLAQQMNANLPEGTRIELVSTRAEYISGRIMLLVKNGLLGLGLVVVLLFLFLNARTAFWVSAGIPAAMLAAIAVMYLMGLSFNMISLFALIITLGIVVDDAIVVGEHADYRARELGEDPAQAAENAATRMAQPVFAATVTTILAFGALILVGGRFGTLIADIPLTVIAVLIASLVECFLILPNHMYHAIASGLKQRWYDWPSRQVNRGFRWVRERGFRPLMRFVVFARYPVVAALIALLAMQAAFLVRGDLPFRFFNSPEQGSITGNIVMNDGASREDTLEMLREMQRATDVVIANAIEEDGRDPTTFVMVEVGGQSGRPSAAAENKDAHLLGSISIELVDADSRAITSFAFASALQDEVRPHPRMEELSFRSLGTGPGGDSLSVDLAGGDSETLKAAADALRVALAPFPEITGLEDSLPYDKSELLLELTPQGQALGFTIDGLSRDLRNRLSGVEAATFPDGIRTGRVRVELPEAERAADFLDSMMMRAESGAYVPLGDIVSVRERQGFSTVRRENGVRVVTVSGDLSEDDPARAREVSLALTAQILPQLEADFGITTRLSGQAEQEREFMSDAAIGLSLCLMLIYLTLAWVFSSWTRPLVVMSVIPFGMIGVIYGHVSWNMAMSMFSIVGVIGMVGIIINDSIVLVTTVDQYARDRGLIPSIIDAACDRLRPVLLTTLTTVLGLSPLLFETSTEAEFLKPTVITLSYGLGFGMVIVLLLVPAVLAIGHDVQRQFVSLRRAFAYPVRGRGVLAVPVLAAVALVLWFAATMGAVFWDGALPGGLARLASGVASTPLGAALVLFLAGSVLALALGWLIGAVAVWLSHRTVSVQDHGASEQP